Proteins from one Haloarchaeobius litoreus genomic window:
- a CDS encoding DUF5791 family protein — translation MFHEHRTDVSGQSPPELESEYAADLAAIVEAHGVDAVVEETGIDRELVESVASEEISDELTLKQAAAIQALADGVADADTVHEMACEHLLLGMTTGVLDIDAVTAELPLNLEATEVQQKIERRAPMTFREFVYIQHVIATHQP, via the coding sequence ATGTTCCACGAACACCGGACCGACGTGTCGGGGCAGTCCCCACCCGAGCTGGAATCCGAGTACGCCGCCGACCTCGCCGCCATCGTCGAGGCCCACGGCGTGGACGCCGTCGTCGAGGAGACCGGCATCGACCGAGAGCTCGTCGAGTCCGTCGCGAGCGAGGAGATCTCCGACGAGTTGACCCTGAAGCAGGCCGCAGCGATCCAGGCACTTGCCGACGGTGTCGCCGACGCCGACACGGTCCACGAGATGGCCTGCGAGCACCTCCTGCTCGGGATGACCACGGGCGTGCTCGACATCGACGCGGTGACGGCCGAGCTGCCGCTGAACCTGGAGGCGACGGAGGTCCAGCAGAAGATCGAACGCCGCGCCCCGATGACGTTCCGGGAGTTCGTCTACATCCAGCACGTCATCGCGACGCACCAGCCGTAG
- a CDS encoding NAD(P)/FAD-dependent oxidoreductase, with product MTVRADRQLTVADALDTVAVVGGGAVGATAAYDLARHGVDVTLFEAGKIAGGSSGRAAGICYDAFAEDVDARVAGRAMERFRAFDGHGRFWFDETPYVWLAREGDDRRADAIREQVPRMRANGREVALLDADDLADEFPTLRHDDVAVAAVARDAGVVDPATYPPLLASLAVEAGATVREATPVRVTTDGGDDGPAVVHDDGERQAFDAVLVAAGAHTKRLLADAGVALAMKPYRVQALTAGFDRDVPVCYDATAGVYLRPHPDGLLVGDGTEEREADPDDWRRAADDWFVESAVNAVAERTGREPAVERAWAGLCTATPDRDPLLGELHDGLYVATGFQGHGFMRAPALGEAVAAEMLGDEGIAPFAPTRFDGDEAFEVVEGMVVEE from the coding sequence ATGACGGTTCGGGCGGACAGGCAACTCACCGTCGCCGACGCGCTCGACACCGTCGCCGTCGTCGGCGGCGGCGCGGTCGGCGCGACGGCCGCCTACGACCTCGCACGCCACGGCGTCGACGTGACGCTGTTCGAAGCCGGCAAAATCGCTGGCGGCAGCAGCGGCCGCGCCGCCGGCATCTGCTACGACGCCTTCGCGGAGGACGTCGACGCCCGGGTCGCGGGGCGCGCGATGGAGCGGTTCCGGGCGTTCGACGGGCACGGACGGTTCTGGTTCGACGAGACGCCGTACGTCTGGCTCGCCCGCGAGGGCGACGACCGCCGCGCTGACGCCATCCGCGAGCAGGTCCCCCGGATGCGCGCCAACGGCCGAGAGGTGGCCCTGCTCGACGCGGACGACCTCGCCGACGAGTTCCCGACACTCAGACACGACGACGTGGCCGTCGCGGCGGTCGCCCGCGACGCCGGCGTGGTCGACCCGGCGACGTACCCGCCGCTGCTCGCGTCGCTGGCCGTTGAAGCGGGTGCGACGGTGCGGGAGGCGACGCCGGTCCGGGTGACGACCGACGGGGGCGACGACGGGCCAGCGGTCGTCCACGACGACGGCGAACGGCAGGCGTTCGACGCCGTGCTCGTCGCCGCCGGCGCGCACACGAAGCGACTGCTCGCCGACGCCGGCGTCGCCCTGGCGATGAAGCCCTACCGCGTGCAGGCGCTGACCGCCGGCTTCGACCGCGACGTGCCGGTCTGCTACGACGCGACCGCCGGCGTCTACCTCCGCCCGCACCCCGACGGCCTGCTCGTCGGCGACGGCACGGAGGAGCGCGAGGCCGACCCGGACGACTGGCGACGCGCGGCCGACGACTGGTTCGTCGAGAGCGCGGTCAACGCCGTAGCGGAGCGCACCGGGCGGGAACCAGCGGTCGAGCGCGCCTGGGCCGGGCTCTGCACCGCGACGCCGGACCGCGACCCGCTGCTCGGCGAACTCCATGACGGGCTCTACGTCGCGACCGGGTTCCAGGGCCACGGCTTCATGCGCGCACCGGCGCTGGGGGAGGCGGTGGCAGCCGAGATGCTGGGCGACGAGGGCATCGCACCGTTCGCCCCCACCAGATTCGACGGTGACGAGGCGTTCGAGGTGGTCGAGGGGATGGTCGTCGAGGAGTAG
- a CDS encoding glycosyl transferase family 2 yields MEYVQERVATLHDLTDPTPDAPTDRAAVVVPMTEREYAGLAAERVLTTLADVDPAAVVVPLRAPAERVPDFHAWLDSFDLDVELLWCAADRVTELLAGHGLDNGFGKGRDVWLALGVAAETADYVVVHDADAKTYSERHVPRLLAPVAGEFEFSKGYYARVENNQLYGRLFRLFFTPLVRALDDAHDHPFLDYLDAFRYALAGEFAMTADLARNVRAQRAFGLEVGMLSDAYEYAGFTGTAQVDLGKHEHDHRSVSGPTGLSDMADQVGQALFNAFADHGLEPDFETLPDRYRETAATLVRQYAADARFNGLDYDIAGEREQVAAYAGSVRPPRTDTRLPAWTDVAFEPADVAAAARAASDELVE; encoded by the coding sequence ATGGAGTACGTCCAGGAGCGGGTCGCCACGCTGCACGACCTCACCGACCCGACGCCGGACGCGCCGACCGACCGCGCGGCCGTCGTCGTCCCGATGACCGAACGGGAGTACGCCGGGCTCGCCGCCGAGCGCGTGCTGACGACGCTGGCCGATGTCGACCCCGCCGCGGTCGTCGTGCCGTTGCGCGCGCCGGCCGAGCGCGTGCCCGACTTCCACGCGTGGCTCGACTCGTTCGACCTCGACGTGGAGCTGCTGTGGTGCGCTGCCGACCGCGTGACGGAGCTGCTGGCGGGCCACGGACTCGACAACGGCTTCGGCAAGGGTCGGGACGTCTGGCTCGCCCTCGGCGTCGCCGCCGAGACCGCCGACTACGTCGTCGTCCACGACGCCGACGCGAAGACCTACTCCGAGCGCCACGTCCCGCGGCTGCTCGCGCCCGTCGCCGGCGAGTTCGAGTTCTCGAAGGGCTACTACGCCCGCGTCGAGAACAACCAGCTCTACGGCCGGCTGTTCCGGCTGTTCTTCACGCCGCTGGTGCGCGCGCTCGACGACGCTCACGACCACCCGTTCCTCGACTACCTCGACGCGTTCCGCTACGCCCTCGCCGGCGAGTTCGCGATGACCGCCGACCTCGCCCGCAACGTGCGCGCCCAGCGCGCCTTCGGGCTGGAGGTCGGGATGCTCTCGGACGCCTACGAGTACGCCGGCTTCACCGGCACCGCACAGGTCGACCTCGGTAAGCACGAGCACGACCACCGCTCGGTGTCGGGGCCGACGGGCCTCTCGGACATGGCCGACCAGGTCGGGCAGGCGCTGTTCAACGCGTTCGCCGACCACGGACTCGAACCGGACTTCGAGACGCTCCCCGACCGCTACCGCGAGACCGCCGCCACGCTCGTCCGACAGTACGCCGCCGACGCGCGGTTCAACGGCCTCGACTACGATATCGCCGGCGAGCGCGAGCAGGTCGCAGCCTACGCCGGCTCGGTCCGCCCACCCCGGACCGACACCCGGCTCCCCGCCTGGACCGACGTGGCGTTTGAGCCGGCGGACGTGGCCGCGGCCGCCCGCGCCGCCAGCGACGAGTTGGTCGAATGA
- a CDS encoding MFS transporter: MVFLVNFARVVFAPLLDPFRLQFGITTEGAVGLIATLAWVGSALPRIPTGYVLTRVPRHRVVGWTGLVLTASAAFTAAATSLTMVYVGALCMGLASGAYFIAANPLVSELFPRRVGRAIGVHGMSSQLAAVAAPSFVGLVLIRDSWAVPLLGQTEAWRVVFVATAAVTAVTTAAFYVVARRTTMPAAGTEDRDLLSALRRQWKIILTGLAILGATGFVWNGVFNFYVRYMTVTKDLSAAQGRTLLTLVFLAGVPAFLLTGDLADRVSHVPLLLALLGGFIASLLGLTVVGGFLPLVGVTLVLGYIVHSTFPAMDTFMLDSLPDENRASAYALYSGSMMLVQATGSVAVGLLVDAGIGYDAAFRGFAAVLVVVLAGLVGLFLLDRLPSGAES; this comes from the coding sequence ATGGTGTTCCTCGTGAACTTCGCGCGGGTCGTCTTCGCGCCGCTGCTGGACCCGTTCCGCCTGCAGTTCGGTATCACCACCGAGGGCGCGGTCGGGCTCATCGCGACGCTCGCGTGGGTCGGCAGCGCCCTCCCGCGCATCCCGACGGGCTACGTACTGACGCGGGTGCCGCGTCACCGGGTCGTCGGCTGGACCGGGCTCGTGCTGACCGCGTCGGCCGCGTTCACCGCCGCTGCGACCTCGCTGACGATGGTGTACGTCGGCGCGCTCTGCATGGGCCTGGCCAGTGGCGCGTACTTCATCGCCGCGAACCCGCTCGTCAGCGAGCTGTTCCCCCGGCGGGTCGGCCGCGCCATCGGCGTCCACGGGATGTCGAGCCAGCTCGCGGCGGTCGCCGCGCCGTCGTTCGTCGGGCTGGTGCTCATCCGGGACAGCTGGGCGGTGCCGCTGCTCGGGCAGACCGAGGCCTGGCGGGTCGTCTTCGTCGCCACCGCGGCGGTGACGGCGGTCACGACGGCCGCGTTCTACGTCGTCGCGCGCCGGACGACGATGCCGGCGGCTGGCACAGAGGACCGCGACCTGCTCTCGGCGCTGCGTCGCCAGTGGAAGATCATCCTCACCGGCCTCGCCATCCTCGGCGCGACGGGGTTCGTCTGGAACGGCGTGTTCAACTTCTACGTGCGGTACATGACCGTCACGAAGGACCTGTCGGCGGCGCAGGGGCGCACGCTGCTGACGCTCGTGTTCCTCGCGGGCGTGCCGGCGTTCCTGCTCACCGGCGACCTCGCCGACAGGGTGTCCCACGTCCCGCTGCTGCTCGCGCTGCTCGGCGGCTTCATCGCCTCGCTGCTCGGACTGACGGTCGTCGGCGGATTCCTCCCGCTCGTGGGCGTGACGCTCGTCCTCGGCTACATCGTCCACAGCACGTTCCCCGCGATGGACACGTTCATGCTGGACTCGCTCCCCGACGAGAACCGGGCGTCGGCGTACGCGCTCTACTCCGGGTCGATGATGCTCGTGCAGGCGACCGGGAGCGTCGCGGTCGGGCTGCTCGTCGACGCCGGCATCGGGTACGACGCCGCGTTCCGCGGGTTCGCGGCGGTGCTCGTGGTGGTGCTGGCCGGGCTCGTCGGGCTGTTCCTGCTCGACCGGCTCCCGTCGGGCGCGGAGTCGTGA
- a CDS encoding aldo/keto reductase: MVTSTASWAYRDEFHDAFARTFYRRFGDGLVSSIGVGTYLGDPTDEVDERYYDAITEALATGVNVVDTAINYRCQRSERVVGRALADSDVDRDAVLVSTKGGFVPFDGARPENPGAYVQSEYVDTGIVDRDELVRGSHCMAPGFLDDQLDRSLANLDLDTIDLYYVHNPETQLAEHDRETVYDRLEAAFERLEERAAAGDIDHYGVATWECFRVPEDHDAYLSLAEVVGRARAAAKAAGNAATHFRAIQLPFNVHMADAFTVEAQPSADGPVSTLRLAHEADLDVFTSASILQGDLADGLPEDVDARVAGETTVQRAINFARSAPGVTCSLVGASRTEHVAENVDAGRFEPLGADAFDATFE; encoded by the coding sequence ATGGTCACAAGCACTGCGTCGTGGGCGTACCGCGACGAGTTCCACGACGCGTTCGCGCGGACGTTCTACCGCCGGTTCGGCGACGGCCTGGTCTCCAGCATCGGCGTCGGGACGTACCTCGGCGACCCGACGGACGAGGTGGACGAGCGCTACTACGACGCCATCACCGAGGCGCTGGCGACGGGCGTGAACGTCGTCGACACGGCCATCAACTACCGGTGTCAGCGCTCGGAGCGCGTGGTCGGGCGGGCACTCGCCGACTCGGACGTGGACCGCGACGCCGTGCTCGTCTCGACGAAGGGCGGGTTCGTGCCGTTCGACGGCGCGCGGCCGGAGAACCCGGGTGCGTACGTCCAGTCGGAGTACGTCGACACGGGCATCGTCGATCGCGACGAGCTCGTCCGCGGAAGTCACTGCATGGCCCCGGGATTCCTCGACGACCAGCTGGACCGGTCGCTCGCGAATCTGGACCTCGACACCATCGACCTCTATTACGTCCACAACCCGGAGACGCAGCTCGCCGAGCACGACCGCGAGACGGTGTACGACCGGCTGGAGGCGGCGTTCGAGCGGCTGGAGGAGCGGGCGGCGGCGGGCGACATCGACCACTACGGGGTGGCGACGTGGGAGTGTTTCCGGGTGCCCGAAGACCACGACGCCTACCTCTCGCTGGCGGAGGTCGTCGGCCGGGCGCGGGCGGCGGCGAAGGCGGCGGGCAACGCGGCGACGCACTTCCGGGCGATACAGCTCCCGTTCAACGTCCACATGGCGGACGCGTTCACCGTCGAGGCACAGCCGTCGGCCGACGGCCCGGTGAGCACGCTCCGACTGGCCCACGAGGCCGACCTGGACGTGTTCACGAGCGCCTCCATCCTGCAGGGCGACCTCGCCGACGGGCTCCCCGAGGACGTGGACGCACGCGTCGCTGGCGAGACGACGGTACAGCGCGCGATAAACTTCGCTCGGTCGGCACCGGGGGTGACCTGCTCGCTGGTCGGCGCGAGTCGAACCGAGCACGTCGCCGAGAACGTCGACGCGGGACGGTTCGAGCCGCTGGGTGCGGACGCGTTCGACGCGACGTTCGAGTGA
- a CDS encoding NUDIX hydrolase: MDLRRVAEFTPRSVDDEPRDAGVLIPVVERDDRLFLIFTKRSEDLGKHAGQMSFPGGGYEPDDADIEETALREAYEEIGLLPEEVELVGRLDDIRTITEYAVTPFVGYVPDREYHPDEREVAEVAMLAVDALTDAENYRYERRDHPYYGDIVIHYFTVDGYTVWGATARILVQLLELTTDWRAPERIDRRV, encoded by the coding sequence ATGGACCTGCGTCGTGTCGCCGAGTTCACGCCCCGTTCCGTCGACGACGAGCCGCGGGACGCCGGCGTTCTCATCCCGGTCGTCGAGCGCGACGACCGGCTGTTCCTCATCTTCACCAAGCGCTCCGAGGACCTCGGCAAGCACGCCGGGCAGATGAGCTTCCCCGGCGGCGGCTACGAGCCCGACGACGCCGACATCGAGGAGACCGCACTGCGCGAGGCCTACGAGGAGATCGGGCTGCTCCCCGAGGAGGTCGAACTCGTCGGCCGGCTCGACGACATCCGCACGATCACCGAGTACGCGGTCACCCCGTTCGTCGGCTACGTGCCCGACCGCGAGTACCACCCCGACGAGCGCGAGGTCGCCGAGGTCGCCATGCTCGCCGTCGACGCGCTGACCGACGCCGAGAACTACCGGTACGAACGCCGGGACCACCCGTACTACGGCGACATCGTCATCCACTACTTCACCGTCGACGGCTACACCGTCTGGGGGGCGACCGCCCGCATCCTCGTCCAGCTGCTCGAACTGACGACGGACTGGCGCGCGCCGGAGCGCATCGACCGACGGGTGTGA
- a CDS encoding DUF7109 family protein: MRLSEDELAGVVDTFGGLTRAELEQAVEEVAFRAGADVDAESVATWVDDAIDAYHLVAYDGGDRTLYVAGPRAFPEEPPHGEDLPHIMDVEPRHVDRAALGEQVHDRLTDEATAALAGGNEERAHELLDVSYDLEAWAPVDCTDVRSRLDARL, encoded by the coding sequence ATGCGTCTGAGTGAGGACGAACTCGCCGGCGTGGTGGACACCTTCGGTGGCCTGACCCGCGCGGAGCTGGAACAGGCCGTCGAGGAGGTCGCCTTCCGGGCCGGCGCGGACGTCGACGCCGAGTCGGTCGCAACCTGGGTGGACGACGCCATCGACGCCTACCACCTCGTCGCCTACGACGGCGGCGACCGCACGCTGTACGTCGCCGGCCCCCGGGCGTTCCCAGAGGAGCCGCCACACGGCGAGGACCTCCCGCACATCATGGACGTCGAGCCCAGGCACGTCGACCGCGCGGCCCTCGGTGAACAGGTCCACGACCGGCTGACCGACGAGGCCACGGCGGCGCTCGCGGGCGGGAACGAGGAGCGCGCCCACGAACTGCTCGACGTGAGCTACGACCTCGAGGCGTGGGCTCCCGTCGACTGTACGGACGTCCGGAGTCGGCTCGATGCGCGGCTCTGA
- a CDS encoding HVO_0758 family zinc finger protein → MKSVRKALRDGTLEKDTYERLNCAECGKTLKTKNDPDEIGTVRVCPDCGGEWKEI, encoded by the coding sequence ATGAAATCGGTCAGGAAGGCGCTCAGGGACGGCACGCTGGAGAAGGACACGTACGAGCGACTGAACTGCGCCGAGTGCGGGAAGACGCTCAAGACGAAGAACGACCCCGACGAGATCGGGACGGTACGGGTCTGTCCTGACTGCGGCGGCGAGTGGAAGGAGATTTAG
- a CDS encoding creatininase family protein translates to MRLAHQTTASLGDAPEVAVLPVGSVEQHGPALPLGTDFMAAEATADAVADRDDTLVLPTLPVGVSEHHRQFDGTLWTHPGTFEDYVADTLASVASHGIRKAVVVNGHGGNTDAITRAARRLRQEEVAFAAPWAWWSNLDGLDEELFGEAGIGHADELETSMVAHVAPDLVREERLAEAEAGAADSWGKSVHGASIGFDTADFSDSGAVGEPTRGSAEAGERLFEQATDELDALVDWLVGQPFEALLPEAHR, encoded by the coding sequence ATGCGACTCGCACATCAGACGACAGCCAGCCTCGGTGACGCCCCCGAGGTCGCCGTCCTCCCCGTCGGGAGCGTCGAACAGCACGGGCCAGCGCTGCCGCTCGGGACCGACTTCATGGCCGCCGAGGCGACAGCCGACGCCGTCGCCGACCGCGACGACACCCTCGTCCTGCCCACGCTGCCCGTGGGCGTGAGCGAGCACCACCGCCAGTTCGACGGGACGCTCTGGACCCACCCCGGAACGTTCGAGGACTACGTGGCGGACACGCTCGCGAGCGTCGCGAGCCACGGGATTCGGAAGGCCGTCGTCGTCAACGGCCACGGCGGGAACACGGACGCAATCACCCGCGCAGCCCGACGACTCCGGCAGGAGGAGGTCGCCTTCGCCGCACCGTGGGCGTGGTGGTCGAACCTCGACGGGCTGGACGAGGAGCTGTTCGGCGAGGCCGGCATCGGTCACGCGGACGAGCTTGAGACGAGCATGGTCGCCCACGTCGCCCCCGACCTCGTCCGCGAGGAGCGCCTGGCGGAGGCCGAGGCGGGCGCGGCCGACTCGTGGGGGAAGTCCGTCCACGGAGCGAGTATCGGCTTCGACACCGCCGACTTCTCCGATTCGGGCGCGGTCGGCGAGCCGACCCGCGGCTCCGCCGAAGCCGGCGAGCGCCTGTTCGAGCAGGCCACCGACGAACTCGACGCACTCGTCGACTGGCTCGTCGGACAGCCGTTCGAGGCGCTGCTGCCGGAGGCGCACCGATGA
- a CDS encoding RDD family protein, giving the protein MEIPAKAEEAIPNRLMAFGIDWVVLAILSAIIWFVFWILRSVLLLGGAASGGAAADGAGILSILLSFVQWGLIAAVLLAYFVLFQTRSGQTLGMNLLDVTVVTLDGSSISTRQALIRNVVLLAPLPFMAISSIIVPILGFPIAVGMMAAWLFVELAAMFVLGEGQRIGDKAAGTFVVETLVTEDVAGTPDGSTRPADA; this is encoded by the coding sequence ATGGAGATTCCAGCGAAGGCAGAGGAAGCGATACCGAACCGTCTGATGGCGTTCGGCATCGACTGGGTGGTACTGGCGATCTTGTCGGCGATCATCTGGTTCGTGTTCTGGATACTCAGGTCCGTCTTGCTCCTCGGTGGAGCGGCCTCCGGCGGTGCCGCGGCCGACGGTGCCGGAATCCTCAGCATCCTGCTCTCGTTCGTCCAGTGGGGCCTCATCGCGGCGGTGCTGCTGGCGTACTTCGTGCTGTTCCAGACCCGGTCGGGGCAGACCCTCGGCATGAACCTGCTCGACGTCACGGTCGTCACGCTGGACGGGTCGTCGATCTCGACGAGGCAGGCGCTCATCCGGAACGTGGTTCTGCTCGCGCCGCTGCCGTTCATGGCCATCTCGAGCATCATCGTCCCGATCCTCGGGTTCCCGATCGCGGTCGGGATGATGGCCGCCTGGCTGTTCGTCGAACTCGCTGCGATGTTCGTCCTCGGCGAGGGCCAGCGCATCGGCGACAAGGCCGCCGGCACGTTCGTCGTGGAGACCCTCGTCACGGAGGATGTCGCTGGGACGCCGGACGGATCGACCCGGCCCGCAGACGCCTGA
- a CDS encoding DHH family phosphoesterase yields the protein MGFAVTPAAIRAANAVDAATNDPVMAAGVLLAVVVGAGAGLVGVQRLRRSPGERFVRAIRGVDEVTILLHPNPDPDAMAAGMAAADLCKHAGAEAHLQYPGEIRHQENRAFRTVLDLDLDQIETAGDLASDTVVLVDHNTARGFQGAQGIEPYAVVDHHPGNGTGTEHTDIRTDYGACATIFAEYFEDLDANHGNGNGEEGLALDSKTATGLVYGILSDTSDLTKGCSAAEFDASAYLYPVVNEDLLDRIANPQVPDEVLKTKAKAIVEKDVDGPFAVCDLGAIPNVDAIPQAADELMHLEGVSAVVVFGEQDGTVHMSGRSRDDRIHMGEALRSVVADIPMADAGGHARMGGGQLSKEHMEGLGPSDGVSRDDFKKRLFDALAGARG from the coding sequence ATGGGGTTTGCTGTCACCCCGGCCGCCATTCGAGCCGCCAACGCCGTCGACGCAGCCACCAACGATCCGGTGATGGCTGCCGGTGTGCTGCTCGCGGTGGTAGTGGGGGCCGGAGCGGGACTGGTCGGCGTCCAACGACTTCGTCGGTCGCCTGGTGAGCGGTTCGTCCGCGCGATCCGGGGGGTCGACGAGGTGACGATTCTGCTACATCCGAACCCGGATCCGGACGCGATGGCCGCCGGGATGGCGGCCGCCGACCTCTGTAAACACGCGGGGGCAGAGGCCCATCTCCAGTATCCGGGCGAGATCCGCCACCAGGAGAACCGCGCGTTCCGTACCGTCCTCGACCTCGACCTCGACCAGATCGAGACCGCCGGGGACCTCGCCTCCGACACGGTCGTCCTCGTAGACCACAACACCGCCCGTGGCTTCCAGGGCGCGCAGGGCATCGAGCCGTACGCGGTCGTCGATCATCATCCGGGCAACGGGACGGGCACCGAACACACCGACATCCGGACCGACTACGGCGCGTGTGCGACCATCTTCGCGGAGTACTTCGAGGATCTCGACGCGAACCACGGCAACGGCAACGGCGAGGAGGGGCTCGCACTCGACTCCAAGACCGCCACCGGGCTCGTCTACGGTATCCTCTCGGACACGAGCGACCTGACGAAGGGCTGTTCGGCCGCCGAGTTCGACGCCAGCGCGTACCTCTACCCGGTCGTCAACGAGGACCTGCTCGACCGCATCGCCAACCCACAGGTCCCCGACGAGGTGCTCAAGACGAAGGCGAAGGCCATCGTCGAGAAGGACGTCGACGGCCCCTTCGCCGTCTGCGACCTCGGGGCCATCCCGAACGTCGATGCCATCCCGCAGGCCGCCGACGAACTGATGCACCTCGAAGGCGTCAGCGCGGTCGTCGTCTTCGGCGAGCAGGACGGCACCGTCCACATGTCCGGCCGGTCCCGCGACGACCGCATCCACATGGGCGAGGCGCTGCGCTCGGTCGTCGCCGATATCCCGATGGCCGACGCCGGCGGCCACGCCCGCATGGGCGGCGGGCAGCTCTCGAAGGAGCACATGGAGGGCCTCGGCCCCTCCGACGGCGTCTCCCGCGACGACTTCAAGAAGCGGCTGTTCGACGCGCTGGCCGGCGCGAGAGGATAG
- a CDS encoding SDR family oxidoreductase, whose protein sequence is MRVAILGCGYVGIELGRQLTEAGHDVVGVRRSADGLAAIEAAGFESVEADITDAESLAAVPDADALVFAASTGGRGADAARRIYVDGLRTVLDHFAARESPPARLVYTSSTGVHGDHDGDWVDESTPLDPTTPKTEVLVEAEEVALGAGETHGIDGTVARFAGLYGPDRYRLGRYLSGPVTEGYLNMVHRDDAAGSVRFLLEENLARGEVVQVVDDEPVSKWDFADWLAEQCGVSEPPKQTKAERLDDSALSDAAKRRIRTSKRCANDRLRDLGYELRYPTFRAGYRAAVDEYRAE, encoded by the coding sequence ATGCGCGTCGCGATTCTCGGCTGTGGCTACGTCGGTATCGAACTGGGACGGCAGTTGACCGAGGCGGGACACGACGTCGTCGGTGTCAGACGCTCCGCCGACGGACTGGCGGCCATCGAGGCGGCCGGGTTCGAGTCGGTCGAGGCCGACATCACCGACGCCGAGAGCCTCGCGGCCGTCCCCGACGCGGACGCCCTCGTCTTCGCCGCGAGCACCGGCGGGCGCGGTGCCGATGCCGCGCGAAGAATCTACGTCGACGGGCTACGGACCGTCCTCGACCACTTTGCAGCCCGAGAGTCGCCGCCCGCCCGACTCGTCTACACCTCCAGCACGGGCGTCCACGGCGACCACGACGGCGACTGGGTCGACGAGTCGACGCCGCTCGACCCGACGACGCCGAAGACCGAGGTGCTGGTCGAGGCCGAGGAGGTGGCGCTCGGCGCAGGGGAGACACACGGTATCGACGGCACCGTGGCGCGCTTCGCCGGGCTCTACGGCCCCGACCGCTACCGACTGGGGCGCTACCTCTCCGGGCCTGTCACCGAGGGCTACCTCAACATGGTCCACCGGGACGACGCGGCCGGCTCGGTCCGGTTCCTGCTGGAGGAGAACCTCGCACGCGGCGAGGTCGTACAGGTCGTCGACGACGAACCCGTCTCGAAGTGGGATTTCGCGGACTGGCTCGCCGAGCAGTGCGGCGTGTCGGAGCCACCGAAGCAGACGAAGGCGGAGCGACTCGACGATTCAGCGCTCTCCGACGCGGCCAAGCGCCGCATCCGCACGTCGAAACGCTGTGCGAACGACCGCCTCCGCGACCTGGGCTACGAGCTCCGATATCCCACGTTCCGGGCCGGGTACCGCGCCGCTGTCGACGAGTATCGGGCGGAATGA
- a CDS encoding DUF7388 family protein, with product MLTSGATVARTGLDGIALKPAEVDVADAVHLDAELLVVDYEGREHLPGASVLRELADETTVRMTTPVRADGFDPLGDDSLARELPDDVGRVLVAGHGAYLTECEAGRAIAPRLGAARKVANDAWVGTEGVERVALAAGGTQFDLLSRSTDRDLKSLRAAGYDGEIAVYAPTVLASDDDAILDAVGDFVGRRASVARALPDDCATDSAATGRAREVLLKASRDFALVGDAATVRDRVAELHELGADYVVGYPARGLDEFSG from the coding sequence ATGTTGACCAGCGGCGCGACCGTCGCCCGTACCGGGCTCGACGGTATCGCACTCAAGCCCGCCGAGGTCGACGTCGCCGACGCCGTCCACCTCGACGCCGAACTGCTCGTGGTCGACTACGAGGGTCGCGAACACCTGCCCGGCGCGAGCGTCCTGCGCGAGCTCGCAGACGAGACGACGGTCAGGATGACGACGCCCGTGCGCGCCGACGGGTTCGACCCCCTCGGCGACGACTCGCTGGCGCGCGAGCTGCCCGACGACGTCGGCCGCGTTCTCGTCGCGGGTCACGGCGCGTACCTGACCGAGTGCGAGGCGGGCCGCGCCATCGCGCCCCGCCTCGGGGCCGCCCGGAAGGTCGCGAACGACGCCTGGGTCGGCACCGAGGGCGTCGAGCGCGTCGCGCTCGCCGCGGGCGGTACGCAGTTCGACCTGCTCTCGCGGTCGACCGACCGCGACCTGAAGTCGCTCCGTGCGGCGGGCTACGACGGCGAGATCGCGGTCTACGCGCCCACCGTGCTCGCGAGCGACGACGACGCTATCCTCGACGCCGTCGGCGACTTCGTCGGCCGGCGTGCCAGCGTCGCCCGCGCGCTCCCCGACGACTGCGCGACGGATTCCGCGGCGACGGGTCGCGCCCGCGAGGTGCTGCTGAAGGCGAGCCGCGACTTCGCGCTCGTCGGCGACGCCGCGACGGTGCGCGACCGGGTCGCCGAACTCCACGAACTCGGTGCCGACTACGTCGTCGGCTACCCCGCCCGCGGCCTGGACGAGTTCTCTGGCTGA